From the genome of Ziziphus jujuba cultivar Dongzao chromosome 6, ASM3175591v1, one region includes:
- the LOC107405980 gene encoding uncharacterized protein LOC107405980 gives MEEIEAKAEQQLVANSGIPISESDPNPPSACQSSVTDPAEGVVAESGSESPANRTDIFRAVEVVERDSIAIAESFSSLFDSLRLVLSEVTSNSVDHMHCFSDAAGRLQESVLDAATKGNRYINSCLRLNQEMKGMDSLATQLKILRRNVDALDVAVNKLLHIP, from the exons atggaagaaatagaAGCTAAGGCGGAGCAACAGCTTGTGGCTAACTCAGGGATTCCGATATCGGAATCGGATCCTAATCCACCTTCCGCGTGTCAGTCATCGGTAACTGATCCCGCCGAAGGAGTCGTTGCCGAATCGGGATCGGAATCTCCGGCGAACCGTACCGATATTTTCAGAGCCGTCGAAGTCGTAGAGAGGGACTCTATCGCCATCGCCGAGAGCTTCTCTTCTCTCTTCGATTCCCTTCGCTTGGTTCTTTCCGAG GTTACAAGCAACTCGGTCGATCACATGCATTGTTTCAGTGATGCTGCAGGCCGTCTTCAAGAATCGG TACTTGATGCTGCAACGAAGGGAAATCGATATATAAATTCATGTCTCAG ATTAAATCAGGAGATGAAAGGCATGGATAGTCTAGCCACACAGCT AAAAATCTTGAGGAGAAATGTTGATGCTCTGGATGTAGCGGTGAACAAGCTCCTCCATATTCCGTGA
- the LOC125419080 gene encoding E3 ubiquitin-protein ligase RDUF2-like has protein sequence MEGDKDSEWMLNTNDYVVPIRALNAQGVETVSLLFLEHHQFDYDSSVGGGGESGTTAAIGVRLGELKKVKIESSQISHSDSVNQYGGVAVCAVCLEELSVGIEATCTPCSHLYHEICILNWLHNSTTCPLCRFQMISS, from the coding sequence ATGGAAGGAGATAAAGACAGTGAATGGATGTTGAACACGAATGATTACGTTGTTCCAATTCGCGCTCTGAATGCTCAGGGCGTCGAGACTGTTTCTCTCTTATTTCTGGAGCACCACCAGTTTGACTATGACAGTAGCGTCGGTGGCGGTGGAGAGAGTGGAACCACCGCTGCCATTGGAGTGAGACTGGGAGAGTTGAAGAAGGTCAAGATTGAAAGCTCGCAAATATCGCATTCAGATTCGGTGAATCAATACGGCGGCGTCGCGGTGTGTGCGGTGTGTTTGGAAGAGCTCTCGGTGGGGATAGAAGCGACATGCACTCCTTGTTCCCACCTTTACCATGAAATTTGTATCCTCAATTGGCTTCACAACAGTACTACTTGTCCTTTGTGTCGATTTCAGATGATTTCTTCCTAA
- the LOC107405976 gene encoding tyrosine--tRNA ligase 1, cytoplasmic, translating to MATEAPDQTPTEAVESLSISNSQTEEEPSSSSNRSNLMSLEEKYQIVRSIGEECIQEDELLNLLEKKPEPVCYDGFEPSGRMHIAQGVLKAINVNKLTSAGCRVKIWIADWFAQLNNKMGGDLKKIEVVGRYFIEIWKAAGMDLEGGKVEFLWSSKEINSRAHEYWPLVMDIARRNKLPRIMRCCQIMGRSEQDELTAAQILYPCMQCADIFFLKADICQLGMDQRKVNVLAREYCDDIKRKNKPIILSHHMLPGLQQGQEKMSKSDPSSSIFMEDDEAEVNLKIKKAYCPPKVVEGNPCLEYIKHLVLPWFKQFVVERSADNGGDKTFRSFEELIADYESGELHPADLKPALSKALNKILGPVREHFRTDSNAKDLLKRVKAFRVTK from the exons ATGGCGACGGAAGCACCAGATCAGACCCCAACCGAAGCAGTGGAATCGCTGTCCATTTCCAATTCACAGACGGAAGAGGAACCTTCGAGCTCCTCTAATCGATCAAATCT AATGAGTTTGGAGGAGAAATACCAGATTGTGAGGAGCATAGGAGAGGAGTGCATCCAAGAGGATGAGCTTCTGAATCTTCTGGAGAAAAAGCCTGAGCCCGTCTGCTACGATGGATTCGAACCCTCTGGTCGAATGCACATCGCTCAG GGAGTTTTGAAGGCCATAAATGTAAATAAGTTGACATCTGCCGGGTGCAGAGTGAAAATATGGATTGCAGATTGGTTTGCTCAGCTGAACAATAAAATGGGAGGTGACCTAAAGAAAATTGAAGTTGTGGGCCGCTACTTCATTGAGATTTGGAAAGCTGCTGGGATGGACCTAGAAGGGGGCAAAGTTGAGTTTTTATGGTCGTCAAAGGAGATCAATTCAAGAGCACATGAGTACTGGCCCCTTGTAATGGATATAGCTCGTAGGAATAAACTTCCGAGGATAATGAG ATGCTGTCAAATTATGGGACGAAGTGAGCAAGATGAGCTGACTGCAGCCCAAATTCTCTACCCATGCATGCAATGTGCTGATATATTCTTCCTGAAG GCGGACATCTGCCAATTAGGAATGGACCAGCGGAAAGTTAATGTACTTGCAAGAGAGTATTGTGATGACATTAAGAGGAAGAACAAGCCTATTATCCTGTCTCACC ACATGTTACCTGGTTTGCAACAAGGGCAGGAGAAGATGTCCAAAAGTGATCCTTCGTCCTCCATTTTTATGGAAGATGATGAG GCCGAAGTGAATTTGAAGATTAAGAAAGCTTACTGCCCTCCGAAGGTTGTGGAAGGGAATCCATGCTTGGAGTACATAAAGCACCTTGTTCTACCTTGGTTTAAACAATTTGTTGTAGAGCGCAGTGCAGATAACGGTGGAGATAA GACCTTCAGAAGCTTTGAAGAATTGATTGCTGACTATGAAAGTGGGGAGCTACATCCAGCTGACCTCAAACCGGCTTTATCGAAGGCTTTGAATAAAATACTGGGG CCTGTGCGGGAACACTTCAGAACAGACAGCAATGCGAAAGATCTTTTAAAAAGGGTCAAG GCTTTCAGAGTCACCAAGTGA